A single genomic interval of Longimicrobium sp. harbors:
- a CDS encoding PLP-dependent transferase, producing MEKHPIGVKPESWLVSAGRGAEPGAPLNVPLVPASNFIIGSGRDYSRDDGTPTWEALEEVIGGLEAGRAVAFSSGMAAIAAVFDQLSAGAVVVLPDDCYQGVGGLVAAGAERGRWSVQRVAVEDTAGWIRACGEADLIWLESPSNPLLTVADLEAVCAAPRKPWAIVAVDNTFATPLNQQPLELGATVSLQSATKFIGGHSDLLAGVATTREDALWHALRRSRELNGATPGTLEAYLAVRGARTLAIRLQRAQQTAMLLAERLAAHPLVARVRYPGLPSHPTHATARRVLKGFGTIIAFDVDGGAEFADAVCQRVRLIRHATSLGAVESTMERRAAIPGQGHLPPSLLRLSVGIEDAEDLWADLNSAIRYAAT from the coding sequence ATGGAGAAGCACCCAATTGGAGTCAAGCCGGAATCGTGGCTCGTCTCGGCGGGGCGCGGGGCCGAGCCCGGCGCTCCGCTGAACGTGCCGCTGGTGCCGGCGTCGAACTTCATCATCGGTAGCGGGCGCGACTACTCGCGTGATGACGGCACGCCGACCTGGGAAGCGCTCGAAGAGGTGATCGGCGGGCTGGAGGCCGGGAGGGCGGTTGCGTTTTCCTCCGGCATGGCGGCAATCGCCGCGGTGTTCGACCAGCTTTCGGCGGGCGCCGTCGTGGTGCTGCCGGATGATTGCTACCAGGGCGTCGGGGGGCTGGTGGCCGCGGGCGCTGAACGCGGGCGCTGGTCGGTGCAGCGCGTGGCGGTGGAAGACACGGCCGGGTGGATCCGCGCCTGCGGGGAGGCCGACCTGATCTGGCTGGAATCGCCCTCGAACCCGCTGCTGACCGTCGCGGACTTGGAAGCGGTCTGCGCGGCGCCGCGCAAGCCGTGGGCGATCGTAGCGGTGGACAATACCTTCGCCACGCCTCTCAATCAGCAGCCGCTGGAGCTCGGTGCCACGGTGTCTCTGCAGTCGGCGACCAAGTTCATCGGCGGGCACTCCGACCTGCTGGCCGGGGTCGCCACGACGCGGGAAGATGCGTTGTGGCACGCGCTCAGGAGGTCTCGCGAGCTGAACGGCGCGACACCCGGAACGCTCGAAGCTTATCTGGCCGTTCGCGGCGCGAGGACGCTCGCGATTCGCCTGCAACGGGCGCAGCAGACGGCCATGTTGCTCGCGGAGCGGCTTGCCGCGCATCCGCTGGTTGCGCGTGTGCGGTACCCGGGCCTGCCGTCCCATCCGACGCATGCGACCGCCAGGCGCGTGCTCAAGGGGTTTGGGACCATCATCGCGTTCGACGTGGATGGCGGGGCCGAGTTTGCCGATGCCGTCTGCCAGCGCGTCAGGCTCATCCGCCATGCGACGAGTCTCGGGGCGGTGGAGTCGACCATGGAGCGACGAGCCGCGATCCCGGGGCAGGGACACCTTCCGCCTTCGCTCCTGCGGCTCAGCGTGGGGATCGAGGATGCGGAGGACC